A stretch of the Nerophis ophidion isolate RoL-2023_Sa linkage group LG27, RoL_Noph_v1.0, whole genome shotgun sequence genome encodes the following:
- the LOC133544570 gene encoding sodium/potassium-transporting ATPase subunit alpha-1 produces the protein MGRGEGREQYELAATSEQGGKKKAKGKKKEKDMDELKKEVDMDDHKLTLDELNRKYGTDLTNGLTSAKAAENLARDGPNALTPPPTTPEWVKFCKQMFGGFSMLLWTGAILCFLAYGIQAAMEDEPANDNLYLGVVLSAVVIITGCFSYYQEAKSSKIMDSFKNLVPQQALVVRDGEKMSINAEVVVVGDLVEVKGGDRIPADLRIISAHGCKVDNSSLTGESEPQTRTPDFSNENPLETRNIAFFSTNCVEGTARGIVISTGDRTVMGRIATLASGLEVGRTPISIEIEHFIHIITGVAVFLGVSFFVLSLILGYSWLEAVIFLIGIIVANVPEGLLATVTVCLTLTAKRMAKKNCLVKNLEAVETLGSTSTICSDKTGTLTQNRMTVAHMWFDNQIHEADTTENQSGTSFDRSSATWAALARIAGLCNRAVFLAEQSGLPILKRDVAGDASESALLKCIELCCGSVQEIREKNTKISEIPFNSTNKYQLSIHKNSAAESESNHLLVMKGAPERILDRCSSIMMHGKEQPLDDEMKDAFQNAYLELGGLGERVLGFCHFNLPDDQFPEGFAFDTEEVNFPTENLCFIGLMSMIDPPRAAVPDAVGKCRSAGIKVIMVTGDHPITAKAIAKGVGIISEGNETVEDIAARLNIPINEVNPRDAKACVVHGGDLKDLSPEQLDDILKYHTEIVFARTSPQQKLIIVEGCQRQGAIVAVTGDGVNDSPALKKADIGVAMGIAGSDVSKQAADMILLDDNFASIVTGVEEGRLIFDNLKKSIAYTLTSNIPEITPFLLFICASIPLPLGTVTILCIDLGTDMVPAISLAYEAAESDIMKRQPRNPKTDKLVNERLISIAYGQIGMIQALAGFFTYFVILAENGFLPMTLLGIRVSWDNKYCNDLEDSYGQQWTYEQRKIVEFTCHTAFFASIVVVQWADLIICKTRRNSVFQQGMKNKILIFGLFAETALAAFLSYCPGMDVALRMYPLKPNWWFCAFPYSLLIFIYDEIRKLIIRRSPGGWVERETYY, from the exons GAAGGACGAGAACAATATGAGCTGGCTGCCACCTCTGAGCAGGGAGGCAAAAAGAAGGCGAAagggaagaagaaggagaaagacATGGATGAATTAAAGAAGGAAGTGGACATG GATGATCACAAGCTGACCTTGGATGAGCTCAATCGGAAATATGGAACAGACCTCACCAAT GGTTTGACTAGTGCTAAGGCAGCTGAGAATCTGGCTCGAGATGGGCCCAACGCCCTCACTCCTCCCCCGACCACCCCGGAGTGGGTCAAGTTTTGCAAACAG ATGTTTGGAGGTTTCTCCATGCTCCTGTGGACTGGGGCTATCCTCTGTTTCTTGGCCTACGGTATCCAGGCAGCCATGGAGGATGAACCCGCCAATGATAAC TTGTACTTGGGTGTTGTGCTTTCTGCTGTTGTCATCATCACTGGTTGCTTCTCCTACTACCAAGAGGCCAAAAGTTCCAAGATCATGGACTCTTTTAAAAACCTAGTCCCACAG CAAGCACTGGTTGTCCGTGATGGTGAAAAGATGAGCATCAATGCCGAGGTGGTAGTGGTTGGAGATTTAGTGGAGGTTAAAGGTGGAGACAGGATCCCTGCTGATCTAAGGATTATTTCTGCTCATGGCTGcaag GTGGACAACTCCTCCCTGACGGGTGAATCAGAGCCTCAGACCCGAACTCCAGATTTCTCCAATGAGAACCCTCTGGAGACCAGGAACATCGCCTTCTTTTCCACCAATTGTGTAGAAG GAACTGCCCGAGGTATCGTGATCAGCACCGGTGATCGAACAGTCATGGGTCGTATTGCCACGCTTGCCTCTGGACTTGAAGTTGGGCGCACCCCCATTTCCATCGAGATTGAGCACTTCATCCATATCATCACTGGTGTTGCTGTCTTCCTGGGCGTGTCTTTCTTTGTCCTCTCTCTCATCCTTGGGTATTCCTGGTTGGAGGCTGTCATCTTTCTCATTGGCATCATTGTAGCCAACGTGCCAGAGGGTCTCCTGGCTACCGTTACT GTATGCCTGACACTGACTGCCAAGCGTATGGCCAAGAAGAACTGCTTGGTAAAAAACCTGGAAGCTGTGGAGACCCTGGGGTCCACCTCTACCATCTGCTCGGACAAGACCGGCACCTTGACCCAGAATAGGATGACAGTGGCTCACATGTGGTTTGACAACCAGATCCATGAGGCTGACACCACTGAGAACCAGAGCGGGACCTCATTCGACCGAAGCTCCGCCACCTGGGCTGCTCTTGCCAGAATTGCTGGCCTCTGTAACCGTGCTGTTTTCCTGGCAGAGCAGAGTGGTCTTCCAATCCTGAAG AGAGATGTGGCTGGTGATGCATCCGAGTCCGCCCTCCTCAAATGTATTGAGCTGTGCTGTGGATCAGTCCAAGAAATTAGGgagaaaaataccaaaatatcAGAAATCCCTTTCAACTCCACCAACAAGTACCAG CTGTCTATACATAAAAATTCCGCGGCTGAAAGCGAGTCCAACCATCTGCTGGTCATGAAAGGTGCCCCAGAAAGGATATTAGACCGCTGCTCCTCCATCATGATGCACGGTAAAGAACAGCCTTTGGATGATGAGATGAAAGACGCCTTCCAGAACGCCTACCTGGAACTGGGAGGTTTGGGCGAGAGAGTTCTGG gtttctGCCATTTCAACCTGCCGGATGACCAGTTCCCAGAGGGCTTTGCTTTTGACACTGAGGAGGTGAACTTCCCTACGGAGAACCTGTGCTTCATCGGCCTCATGTCCATGATCGACCCTCCTCGAGCCGCCGTACCCGATGCTGTCGGCAAATGCAGGAGCGCTGGAATCAAG GTGATCATGGTAACCGGTGATCATCCAATCACAGCCAAGGCCATCGCTAAGGGTGTGGGTATAATTTCTGAAGGCAACGAGACCGTTGAGGACATCGCTGCACGCCTCAACATCCCAATTAATGAGGTCAACCCCAG GGACGCGAAGGCCTGTGTTGTCCACGGTGGGGACCTGAAGGATCTGAGCCCTGAGCAGCTTGACGACATCCTCAAGTACCACACTGAGATTGTCTTTGCCAGAACCTCACCACAGCAGAAACTGATCATTGTGGAGGGCTGCCAGCGACAG GGAGCCATTGTTGCCGTGACTGGTGATGGCGTCAATGACTCTCCAGCTCTGAAGAAGGCCGATATCGGCGTTGCCATGGGGATTGCTGGATCTGATGTCTCCAAGCAAGCGGCTGACATGATCCTGCTGGATGACAACTTTGCTTCCATTgtgacaggagtggaagaag GTCGTTTGATCTTTGACAACTTGAAGAAGTCTATCGCTTACACTCTGACCAGTAACATCCCTGAGATCACCCCATTCCTCCTTTTCATCTGTGCCAGCATCCCCCTGCCTCTGGGAACTGTCACCATCCTCTGTATCGACCTGGGAACTGACATG GTTCCTGCTATTTCATTGGCTTACGAAGCAGCCGAGAGCGACATTATGAAGAGGCAGCCCAGAAACCCCAAAACAGACAAACTGGTGAACGAGAGGCTCATCAGCATCGCTTATGGACAGATTG GCATGATCCAGGCGCTTGCAGGCTTCTTCACCTACTTTGTGATCCTGGCTGAGAACGGCTTCCTGCCTATGACGCTGCTCGGAATCCGCGTTTCCTGGGACAACAAGTACTGCAACGACCTGGAAGACAGCTATGGGCAGCAGTGG ACCTATGAGCAGAGGAAGATCGTTGAGTTCACCTGCCACACGGCCTTCTTCGCCAGCATTGTGGTGGTACAGTGGGCCGATCTGATCATCTGCAAGACCAGGAGGAACTCTGTCTTCCAGCAGGGCATGAA GAACAAGATCTTGATCTTTGGTCTGTTTGCGGAGACTGCCCTGGCGGCCTTCCTCTCCTATTGCCCCGGCATGGACGTCGCCCTCAGAATGTATCCTCTCAA GCCCAACTGGTGGTTCTGCGCCTTCCCGTACTCCCTGCTCATCTTTATCTATGATGAAATCCGCAAGCTGATCATTAGACGCAGCCCAGGAG